The genomic DNA GTGCTGGATGTGTCCAGCGACAGCTACCTGCCGCCCTCCCACACCCTGGGCATGGTCAAGATGATGAGCCAGACCGTGGAAAACCGGCTGATCCTCAACCTGTTTCGTGGTGAACACTTCCAGTTGACCTTCAACACCGGCCTGAACAACCTCGACAGTCAATGGGCCGGCCTGCTGATCTTCGACGAGAGCGGCCAGGTGCTGTCGGCCAACCGGCGTGCCGACAATTTGCTTGGCATCAGCCTGTCACGGGTGCAGATCGACAGCCTGTTCAAGGTCTCGCTGCTGGAGTTGCTGAACCAGCCGGAAGGCTTGCCGTTTTCACTCCAGGCGGCAGGCCGCAACCGCTTTCAGTGCTTGTTGAAACGCCCGAAGAAAATGCCGGTGCAGGCACGGGTGTTCAGCGCACCGAAACCCAGCGAACCCCAGCCGCAAAAACCGGCCACGATTGGTCTCAATACCTTGCACTTTGGCGACACACGCGTGGAAAAGGCCGTGCGTCAGGCCGAACGCCTGCTGGAGAAAGATATTCCGTTGTTGATCCACGGCGAAACCGGCGTGGGCAAAGAGGTGTTCGTCAAAGCCCTGCACCAGGCCAGCTCGCGCAGCCGTCAGGCATTTATCGCGGTGAACTGTGCGGCGATTCCGGCCGAGTTGGTGGAATCGGAGCTGTTTGGCTACGAAAAAGGCGCGTTTACCGGTGCGAACCAGAAAGGCAGCATCGGCCTGATCCGCAAGGCCGACAAGGGCACGCTGTTTCTCGACGAAATTGGCGACATGCCGCTGCCGACCCAGGCGCGTCTGCTGCGGGTGTTGCAGGAGCGCTGCGTGCAACCGGTAGGCAGCAGCGAGTTGTTCCCGGTGGATTTGCGGATCATCTCCGCCACCAACCGCACGCTGCGCGAATGGGTGCAGGCCGGGCGGTTTCGTGAGGATTTGTACTACCGCATCGGCGGCCTGACCCTGGAGTTACCGCCCCTGCGCGAACGCACGGACAAGCGCGCGCTGTTCCAGCAACTGTGGCAGCAACACCGCGAGCCCACCCAATGGGCCGGGCTGAGCAACGAAGTGCTGGCGCTGTTTGAGCAACACCCGTGGCCGGGCAATTTGCGTCAGGTCAGCAGCGTATTGCAGGTAGCGCTGGCGATGGCCGAAGAACAGCCGATCCGCCCGGAGCATCTGCCGGATGACTTTTTTGTGGATCTGAAAGAAACACCGCTGCCCGCCCACGAATTCGTGGACGACAGCATTGACCTGACCCAACGTCTGAAGGCAGCAGGCGGGAACATTTCCCACCTTGCGCGGGAATTGGGCGTCAGCCGCAATACCCTGTACAAACGCCTGCGCCAGAACCAAGGCTGACTTAGCGCGGTTTGACCACCACCAGCAGGTCGGTGAAGTACTCGACCCGGATCGGCAGGTTGTCGGCAAGTGCCGCAAGGGCCGCCGCCGTGTCATCCAACTTGAATACGCCGGACACGCGCAAGTTTTGCAGGGCCTGGGGGTCGAAGCGCACCAAGCCGTGGCGGTAACTGGCCAGGGTTTGCAACACCTCGCTCAAGGGCTGGTCATTGACCTTGAGCAGGCCGCATGTCCAGGCGGCCGGGTCTGCATTGCCGATGGGTTGTGGCGGTGCGGCGCGGCCGTGATCGAGGACCGAACGCTGGCCGGCCGTAACCTTGACCCCTTCGCCGGCTTCACCTTTGACCGCCACCGTGGACTCGATCACGCTCACCACCGTAGTGCCATCCCCCGCGCGCTTGACCAGATAACGGGTGCCCAACGCGGTGGCCGTGCCTTGATCGGTGCGTACCACGAATGGCCGCAGTGCGTCCTTGGCCACGTCCACCCAGAGTTCGCCTTGCAATAATTCAATGACGCGTTGGTGGCCGTCGAACTTCACGTCCGCCGCCGAATTGCTGTTGAGCTGCAACTGGCTGCCGTCTTCCAGCACCACCTGGCGGCGCTCGCCGACCCCGGTGCGCTGGTCGGCCATCCACACGGGCAGGTGCTGCAGGCCAAGCCAGCCGCACAGCACCACACCGAGCACTCCAAGCACCTGGGTGCCGCGCGAACGCCGTGGAGCAAAGGCCCGGTTCAGGGCCATGCGCGCCGGGCGCGCGGGCAAGGTGTCGAAGTTACCCCACAAGGTACGCATGCGTTCGATGGCGACGGCGTGGCGCGGGTCGGCCTCGCGCCAGGCATCAAAGGCCTGGCGGTCGGCGTCGCTGAAGGCCTCGTCGTGAAGACGGGTCAGCCAATTCGCCGCTTGCTGAATGATCTGTTCCGAACTCATCACAACGGGTCCGCGCCATGCAGGCTGTGGTAGCAGTGCACCAGGGCGGTGGCAATGTAGTTTTTGACGGTGCTGGAAGACACGTCCAGGCAGGTGGCGATTTCGCTGTACGTCAGGCCGTCGAGGCGGCTGAGCAGGAAGGCTTCGCGGGTTTTCGCGGGCAGGCCGGCGAGCATTTCGGTAATGCGTTCCAGGGCTTGCAGAGCCACATGGATGGCGGCCGGGTCGGGCATGCCGGCATCTTCAGACTGAATAACCAGGGCTTCCATGTAAGCTTTTTCGATACGCCGACGCCGGGCACCATCGATCAGCAGCCTGCCTGCCGTAGTGGCCAGAAACGCGCGGGGTTCCTTGATATTTTGCGGCTCGGCCAGCATCAGCACGCGGATAAAGGCGTCGTGGGCGAGGTCGGCGGCATGTTGGGAACACCCGAGTTTTTTGCGCAGCCAGCCGTGCAGCCAGCCGTGGTGTTCGCTGTACATTGCCGTGAGGGTCTGCTGACGGGCGCAATCGCCCGACGCGGCCGGAATGTCATGCATGCGCAAAAACTTCTCAAATGGGAAATATTACCAATTGCGCGAACAATGCCAGTAAAACAGAATGGGAGCAAGGGGCCTGCGGGCCGCCTTGATGCCCCTCCCCTGGTACAAAGCCGAACCCGGTCAACAATGTGGGAGCTGGCTTGCCTGCGATCCCGGTGGGTCAGGCGAAGCCAATTTGGCTGATAAACCGCTATCGCAGGCAAGCCAGCTCCCACATGGATAGCGGTGTTTGCCACGCCGACTCTTAACGCCAGCTCCACGACACACCGGTATAAATTCCGCGCCCGTCTGCCGGGGTTGAACGGGCGGCGTCCAGGCCTTTGTCGTCGTATCCGGGGGTGACGGTGTTGGCATAGCGCCGATTGGTAAGGTTGCGCAGGTCGACCCAGGCTTGCCAGTCCTGCTTGGGCGCGTCGTAGCCAAAGGTTGCACCCAGGGTGGTGTAGGACGCGGCGTAGTAAGAATTGGCGTAATCCACTGCCACTTTTGACGAATGCTCGGTGTTGAAACTGGTGTAGAAACCGGTCGGATGGCTGTAGCGCAATTGCGCCTGGTAATAGTGTTTGGGGATGCCCGGCAAGGTGTTATCGCCGAAGCGGTCGTCATCGCGGTAATGGAAGTCGCTGTAGGTATAGGCCTGACGCAAGGCGAGCTGGCCATTGCGTCCACCGTCCCATAACGGGCTGAGCAGGCTCAGTTCGACGCCTTGGTGCACAGTGGGGCTGGCGTTGGCCTCAGCGACAACCGCGTTGCTGGTCGGGGTTTGGGCCTGGGTTTCGACGGTGAGCAATTCATGGCGCACCTCGGAGCGGTACAGCGCCAGATCCCACTGGCCGAACTCAAGTTCCCCGCGCCCGCCGACTTCCAGGGTGGTCGCGGTTTGATTGCGCAGGTTCACGCCCTCACGCGCCAAACCCTTCGCAGGGCCACTGGCAAAATACTGGTTGGAACCCCAAATCATCGACCACGCATGCGGCGGCTCGACCGAGCGGCTGAGGTTGCCGTACACCTGCAACTGCGGGGTGAAGTCGTAGCGCAGGCCGATGCGTGGCGCGTAGTCCCAGTCGTGTTGGCGGGTAGGCGAGTGAGTGTCCGGGTAGGTCACCTCGGTTTCACGGCGGGTGTAAATCGCCGCCAGGCCAGTGGTCAGCCACAGGTCGGGGACCAGTTCCAGGTCGTTGCCGATGTGCAGCACGGTGTCAGAGCCGAGGTAACTGTAATCCCGGGTTTTGGTACCGGGTGCGTAGGTCGCGGTATTTCCGGCAGGTGTACGTACATATTCCGACGCACCGTTGTTCGGCATCGCCTGGGTAGTGCGCAGCCCAAGCGTGGTTTTGCTGTCATGACCAAACAACGTGTCTTGGCGAATGTAATTCAGGGTACTGCTGATGTCGGTGTAAGCGACTTTGAGGCGGTTGCTGCCTTCGCGCAGGTCCATCGGGTAGTCGTGATAGGCCAGCCCGACTTCGACGCGAGCGTTGTCATCGAGCTGCAGGGTGGTTTTGTTGGCGATCCAGGTAGACCCCGGTTGCAGGCGTTTGGAATCGCGGGCGACGTTCAGGCTGGGGGCGGCGCGCGGGTCGTGGCTGATCTGGTAGCGGGTCAGTTTGCCGGGCGTGTCGTTGGTGGTTTCGCGGTAGCGAAAGTAGAAGCGCGTTTCCAGGTCCGGGTTGAAACGGTAGCCGAAGTTGGCGGCTACGCCCTTGTCGGTGCCGGCGCTCTGGTGCTGGTAGCCGTCGGATTCCGAGTCGGTGAGGCTGATGTAGTAGTCGGCATCGCCCAGCACCTGGCCGGAGCTGATTTCGCGCTGGGCGTAACCACGGCTGCCCGCCTCATACCGCACCTGCAATTTGGGCGCGTCATAACCGGTGCGGGTCACGTAGTTGACCGAGCCGCCCAACGCCAGCGCCCCCTGATCAAAGCCATTGGCGCCGCGCAGCACTTCAACCCGGCTCTGCCACAGCGGGTCCTTAAGCTCGTAAGGCGTACCGCCCGGGCCGGTCAGCGGCAGGCCGTCGAACATTTCGTAGAGGCCGGACCCGTGGGCGCCGGGGCTGCGGTTCAGGCCCGAACCGCGAATTGACAGTTTCACCCCTTCATTGTTGGCCGCCTTGGCGTACACCCCGGCCTGGTACTTGAACACCTCTTCATTGGTGCTCACCCGCCCCTGCTGCACGCTGTTCATGTCAATGAAATTGGTACCGCCGGGCACACTTCCGAGTTGTGCCTGTGCCACTTCACCGGCGCTGGCTTCGCTGCTGGTGACTTCGACCGGGGCCAATTGCAGTGCTTCGGCCTGGGCCAGTGACGTGAGGGTCAAGGCGGCAAAAAGGAGCGGAGGTTGACGCAACAGCATGGGGAAAATCCTTGGCATTCAGGGGCGTAGCGGGCAACAGCCGGGCACGCGAACTGTGATGGGAAGTCGGGCATGCCGCTCGGGTCACTCCTGATGAACGGACCAGAGCCTTCCCACAACAGCGTCGGACGGGGTTTTAATTTTTGTCCGACGTTAAAAGCCAGCAAGCTAACCCGCTTGAAAAAGCCCCGGCTCAAGGGCCTGCATGAACTCCTGCGCCTCGGAACCCGGTGTAAACCGAAAGCCCTGCATCTCGTCGCAGGCCAGAATTTCCAGCAGTGTTTCGCGTAACTGTGATTCTGTCGGCGAGGTTCGCAGCAGTTTGTCCGCCCGCAATAACAATTCGGCGGGAGCGCCCCGGGCACTCGCCACATCGATCACGGCAAACAGGATAAATCGCAGGCGAACTTCGCGTTCAGTGGGCCAAACCGTTTTTTGCTTACCCAAGGCAGGCACTCGACATTAGGAAAAGTCCGAGGCTATTGCCGCCCACGGGGTGTTTCAACAGACGGGGCGCAAGATAGGCCAAGTCCTACAACTGAACAGGAATTACCCCACTTCAGAGGCACGACACACAAAGCCCCAGCCCTTGCAGCACCTTCAGCAGCAAGAAATCCCACGCTCGACGCAAGAAACCACCCTCTTCCACGGCGTCCATCACCACCAGCGGCGTTTGCGCGACCGACTTTCCGCGCACCTGAACATCGATGACACCGACCACCTGGCCCTTCTGCAGCGGCGCTGTCAGCACCGGCTCGCTCAGAACGGCTGTGGTTTGTACGTCGTCGGCCAGGCCATAAGGCAGTACCACCGCGCCCTGGGTTCCAGCGTTCAGCCTTACCACTGACGTTTCGCCCATCCAGACGCGTTTGCTTGCGTAAACCTCATCCGGCTTGACTGCGACTCGCCGCTCAAAAGCACGTGCCCCCCATTTCAGCAGCTTTTCCGACGCCTGGAATTGGGACCGCTCATCCGGTGCGCCCAGCACCACGGCGATCAGACGCATGTCGCCCACCACGGCCGAAGACACCAGGCCAAAACCCGACGCCTTTGAGTAGCCCGTCTTCAGACCGTCTACCGCGAGCCCTGTGTTCCATAACAACCGATTGCGGTTGTATTGGCGAATGCCCTTGTAGGTAAATTCGCGCTGCCGGTAGAGCGCATATTCTTCCGGCACATCTCGAATCAGCGCCTGGCTCAGCAGGGCCAGATCCCGCGCAGTGGTGAATTGCCCCTGCGCCTCCAGCCCATGGACCGTCTTGAAGCGCGTGTTGGAGAGCCCGAGTTTATCCGCGTAGTCATTCATCACCGCCACGAACGCGGCCTGCCCGCCGGTGATGTAATCCGCGAGCGCGATACAGGCGTCATTGCCGGACTGCACCACCATCCCCTTGTTGAGTGCATCCACCGTTACCCGGCTGCCCGGCTCAAGGAACATCAGCGCGGAGCCGCGAAGCTGCGGATTGCCCGCCGCCCAGGCATCGCGGTTGATGGTCACCTCGTCCGATGCACGCAGCGAATCGGCCTTGATGGCCTGGCCCACCACGTAACTGGTCATGATCTTGGCCAGGCTGGCGGGGTCGGTCTTTTCATCGGCGTTGGATTGCGCCAGTACTTTGCCGCTGGCGTACTCCATCAATATCCAGGAAGACGCCGCTAGGCGCGGTGGAGCAATAGACGCTTGAGCCCGTGCCCCCACCGCGTAAAACACCAGCCAACACACAAGCACGCCGCACCAATAATTTCGAGCAGATTCACTGTTATTCATAAACCCTGACAATCACTTTCCAAACATCATTCAACTCAAGTCTGGCAACTTGAGCACTTCAGCCGCGAAGCCCTTCAAACTCCAGCACCGCGCGCCGGTTCAGCCGGTAAGCCGCCTCGTCGTCACCCAACTGCACCGGGTAAAGGTCCGCGTAGGAAACCACTTGAACCTGCCCCACCAACACGCCCAACTCGACAAGGCGCGCACGAATGGCCCGGGCCCTGGCCTCGCCCAACACAATGTTGTCCTGAAACCCGCCGGCGTTATCCGTGTGGCCTTCCACCGTCAATTGCACCGACGGGTTATCGATCAACAGTTGCGCGACAAACTTCAGGCCCGCCTCACTTTCTTCAGGCGGCGCACTGCTGCCGGACGCGAAGTAAATGACATAGACATTCGCCGCCGCCTGCTCATCCGACAGCCGCTGCAATTGGCTGTGCGCCGCCTGGTTGAATTCGCTGATCGACAGCAAACGCGCGCGTTCGGCCTCTTGTGCCGCGCTGGAACACCCCTGCAGCAGCACACACAGAGCAAACCACGCCCCCGTCTTCATCACCTTGAACACATTTACCTCTCGGTATTAACCGGCCCTTCAATTGAGCCGAAATACTGAAGACCTGTAAGATATAGATCAACGCGCAACATGGACTATCTGATATGAACTTCATTGATATCGATGACATCGACCTGAACCTGCTGAGAGTCTTCGAAGCCTTGATAGAGGAAGGCGGTGCCAGCCGGGCGGCGATTCGTCTGGGGGTGACGCAGCCGGCAATCAGTGCTGCGCTGGCACGCTTGCGACTGGTTTACGCCGACGCGCTGTTTGAGCGAACGGGGCGCGGGTTGCGGCCGACGGTGAAGGCCAGCGAACTGGCGCCGCTGGTCAGTGAAGCCTTGAGCCGGTGCCGCCAGGCCCTGTCATTGTCCATTGAAAGCAACAATATCGAGGGGCGCACCATCACCGTCGGCTTGTCGGATGACAGTGAAATAGCGTTGGGCCAAACCCTGCTTTCACTGGTGAACGATCGCCTGCCGGGCCTGCGCATCGTGTTTCGGCAAACCCACAGCGGGTTGGTCGAAGACATGCTGATGCGTCAGCAGGTGGATATCGCGATAACGGCTGGCGGCCTGTCATCACCGCTGATCACCCGCCAACGCTAGGGCCAAGGCAACTATCTGTGCATCACGGCCAAAGACAACACCGTGCCGACCACGGCCGAAGAGTATGCCCGCAGCCCGCACCTGCTGGTGTCGTCCGGCGGGTTTGTCGGCATTGTCGACGAAGGCCTGGCGGCGGTGGGCCTTAGCCGGGCGTTCAAGGCATCCACGTCACATTTTGCAGCGGTGCCGTTTTTGCTGTCCGGCTCCGACCTCCTGACCACCGTGCCCACCCACGCGGCCAGGGCCATGGAAAAAATCACCACACTGAAGACGTTTCCCTGCCCTGTGCCGCTGCCGTCCTACGAACTGGTGGTTGGCACCCGCGTAGGCAGCAAACACGATCAGGCGCTGAAAGTGCTCAAGGCATTGATCGTGGAAGCCGGCCAGCGCTGTTTCTTCCTCAACCAATAGCGTTATTGCACGGGCAGGAAGTTCATCAATAACAGGCTCTGCGCGTAATTGAGGCCGATGCGCCGGTAGCGCTCATCCAGCATCTGGGTCAGCAGGTCCAGGCGTGCGACGATCTTGCCGAACTCCACCGCAAAACTGAGGTTGCTGCCCTCCTCCGAAATCTCGTTGGAAAACAACAGCAACACGCCGTTGGCGTCCTGGCGCTGGCCCAGCAGCCAGGTGGCTTTTTCGATGTTGCGCGCCGCGTTGCTGACAAATTGCGGGTTGATCGAGTCGGTCATGTAAAACTGCGTGCGCCCGCCGTGGGCGGTCACGAGCATGCTGCCGATCGCATAGATGAAGGCGCCCACCCGGTCGCCGCGAAAGTCCGGGCTCAATGAGTAGCTGAGTGCCGCCAGGTCGCGCCGTTCGCCCAGGGCCGGCAGTGGCTGGCGATTTTCGATGGCCTTGCGAATTTCCCGCGCCGCCGTCACGGCATCCGGGTAACCCGACTGACGCCACTGGTTGGGGTTGCGCAAGTACAACTTGCTCATCAAAAGGTAGAGGCTTTGCAGGTTATCGCGCATGCCCAGGGTCGCCATGCGGTCGACGCTGGTCTGGAAAAATTCATCGGGCTTGCCGTCGCTGAATTGCCGGGCAATATCGCGACCTTGTTGCCCGCTGCAACCGCTGACGCAGAGCAGCAACAGCGCTGCCAGCCACAACGGCCATCGGGCGGGAAAAGCAGTTGACGTTCGATCCATCGGCACCAGATTCTGTCAGTTACGCGCTCAATGCGCAGGGTCGTGACAGGGATAGATCAAGAGATTGGCAAAAAGTGCAGCCACCACAGTTGGATCAGTAAAGCCTTACAGGCCCTGCGCAAACCGATGCAATGACGCAATCCTGTCGAATACTTGCCTGATCCTCCGGTTTTTCGCGCGCGGGATCGAAAGCTGCTGCCGCGTGGTCTAGAGTTTGACGATGTGCGCCCGTTGCAACGACAGGGCTCTGAATGCCGGGTTAGACGCCCACCATAAAAAAGAAAATAGCTGCACCCACCGATGATTAGCAGGTGAAAGCAATGGAATTACGTATTAACCAAAAGTCCTATCAGGTCGACGCGGACGCGGACACCCCGTTGCTCTGGGTGATTCGCGATGACTTGGGCATGACCGGCACCAAATACGGCTGCGGCCTGGCCCAGTGCGGCGCCTGTTCGGTGCTGGTAGACGGCAATGTGGTGCGCTCCTGCGTCACGCCGGTGGCCGGCGTGGTCGGGCGCGAAATCACCACCATCGAGGCCGTCGAAAACGACGACGTGGGCAAGCGCGTGGTCGCGGCCTGGGTTGAGCACCAGGTGGCGCAGTGCGGTTATTGCCAGTCCGGCCAAGTGATGGCAGCCACGGCGCTGCTCAAGCACACCCCCGCCCCAACGGATGCGCAGATCGAGGCGGCAATGGTGAACCTGTGCCGTTGCGGCACTTACAACGCCATCAAGACCGCCGTGCATGACCTGGCGAAGGGGACTGCGTGATGAACATGCCCAACGAACTACTCGAAGTCGCCGCCGGTGACCCGGTCAACCTGTCCCGCCGGCGCTTTCTGGCCAGCACCGCGGTCGGCGCGCTGGTGATTGGCTTTGGCCTGCCGCTGGGCACGCCAAGGGCGTTCGCCGCCACGCCCGCCGCCGCCGAACGCGGTACCCAGGTGCCGGCGTTCCTGGAGATTCGCCCCGACGGCAGCATTCGCCTGCTCAGCCCCTTTATGGAGGGCGGCCAGGGCACCCACACCGCCATGGCGCAGATTGTCGGCGAAGAGCTGGACGCCGACCCCGCCACCTTCATGGTCGAAAGCGCGCCGCCGGGTGAAGCCTACGTGGTGATGGAAAACGGCCTGCGCATTACCGGCGGCAGCATGTCGATCCGCATGAGCTACCCGACCATGCGCCGCCTCGGCGCCCTGGCACGCGCGATGCTGCTGCAGGCCGGTGCCGTGCAACTTGGCGTAGCGGTGGCCGAGTTGACTACCCAGCCTGGGCGTGTGGTTCACGCCGCGTCTGGCCGCTCGGTAGGCTACGGCGAGTTGGCCGGCCGCGCCCTGGACATGCCGGTGCCCGACCCGGCCACCATCACCCTGCGCGACCCGAGCCAGTTCCGCTGGATCGGCAAGCCGGTCAAACGCCTGGACGCCTACGACAAGTCCACCGGCAAGGCCCAATACAGCATCGACCTGAAAGTCGACGGCATGCTCCACGCCGCCGTGCAACACGCACCGCGCCTGGGCATGACCGTAGGCAGCTTGCGCAACCAAGCGCAGGTGGAAGCCATGAAAGGCGTGCACTCGGTGCACACCCTGCCCGGCGCTGTGGCCGTGGTTGCCGAACGCTGGTGGCACGCCAAGCGCGCCGTGGAAGCGATTCAGGTGGATTGGCAGGAAGCCGGCCCCGACTCGAAAGTGCGGGCCATGCCGGCGGACTTTTCCACCGACAAATACCGTGACTTTCTCGCCGCGCAGCAAGGCCCGGCCCGTGACGATGAAAACGAAGGTGACGTGGCCGGCACGCTGGCAAACGCCAAAACCAAAGTCGAAGCCACCTACCACAACCAATACCTGAACCACGCCCAACTGGAGCCGCCGTCGGCCCTGGCGCGTTTCAACCCTGACGGCTCGCTGGACGTGTGGCTGCCGAACCAGGCGCCGGACATGTTCCGCGCCGACATCGCCAAGCGCACCGGGCTGTCGATCGAGCAGGTCAACCTGCACTCGCCGCTGCTGGGTGGTTTTTTCGGCCGGCATTTCCTGTATGACTCGGCCAACCCCTACCCGCAGGCCATCGCACTGGCCAAGGCCGTCGGGCGCCCGGTCAAGCTGATCTGGAGCCGCGAGGAAGAGTTCCTGCGGGACGTGTTGCGCCCGTTCGCCGTGGTCAAGTTCCGCGCGGCACTGGACGACAAAGGCCTGCCGATTGCCATTGAAGCGGTGAGCGCCACTGAGGGCCCCACCGAGGCGTTGTCCGGCAAACAGGGTGACAAAGTCGACCCGACCGCCGTTGAAGGTTTGTCGGGCAAGGCCTACGCCATCGCCAACAAGCGCATCGCGCAGATCTACGTCAAAGGCCCGCCAATGCTCGGTTACTGGCGTTCGGTGGGTAATTCCCTGAATGACTTCTTCTATGAAGCGTTCCTTGACGAACTGGCCGACAAAGGCGGCCATGACCCGTATGAACTGCGCCTGCATTTGTTGCGTGACAACAAGCGGTTGACCACCTTGCTGCAGGCGGTGGGGGATTTGTCCGGCGGCTGGAAGCGCGGCCCCTACACCGCCGAAGACGGCACCAAGCGCGCGCGCGGCGTGGCCATGGCGTCGCCCTTTGGCTCGCAGGCGGCGGTGATTGCAGAAGTGTCGATCGAACACGGCCAGGTGAAGGTGCACCACATCTGGGAGGCCATCGACCCGGGCAGCGTCGTCAACCCGGCGATTGTCGAGGCGCAGGTCCACGGCGCCGTGGCGCTAGGCCTGTCGCAAACACTGGTGGAGGAAGCGGTGTACGTGGACGGCAAACCCCGCGCGCGCAACTACGACCTGTACCCGATCCTGCCGCCCTCGCGCATGGCGCAAGTGCACGTAAGGATTGTCGAGAGTGGCGAAAAAATGGGCGGCATCGGTGAACCGCCGTTACCCGCAGTGGCGCCGGCCGTGGCCAATGCAGTGGCGCAACTGACGGGGCAGCGTATCCGCAGCCTGCCATTGAGCCGGTACACCTTCGCCTGACCGACAAGGAACGCCCATGAACAACCCACGATTCGCAAGAACCGCAGGCTGGCTGGTGCTGGCCGGCGCGGTCGCCGCCGGTGTGCTGGCCTGGTATGTCACCCGCGAGCCTGTCTCACCGTTTGAAACACAACCTGCTGCCAGTAC from Pseudomonas tolaasii NCPPB 2192 includes the following:
- a CDS encoding FecR family protein, whose translation is MSSEQIIQQAANWLTRLHDEAFSDADRQAFDAWREADPRHAVAIERMRTLWGNFDTLPARPARMALNRAFAPRRSRGTQVLGVLGVVLCGWLGLQHLPVWMADQRTGVGERRQVVLEDGSQLQLNSNSAADVKFDGHQRVIELLQGELWVDVAKDALRPFVVRTDQGTATALGTRYLVKRAGDGTTVVSVIESTVAVKGEAGEGVKVTAGQRSVLDHGRAAPPQPIGNADPAAWTCGLLKVNDQPLSEVLQTLASYRHGLVRFDPQALQNLRVSGVFKLDDTAAALAALADNLPIRVEYFTDLLVVVKPR
- a CDS encoding (2Fe-2S)-binding protein encodes the protein MELRINQKSYQVDADADTPLLWVIRDDLGMTGTKYGCGLAQCGACSVLVDGNVVRSCVTPVAGVVGREITTIEAVENDDVGKRVVAAWVEHQVAQCGYCQSGQVMAATALLKHTPAPTDAQIEAAMVNLCRCGTYNAIKTAVHDLAKGTA
- a CDS encoding TonB-dependent receptor family protein, whose amino-acid sequence is MLLRQPPLLFAALTLTSLAQAEALQLAPVEVTSSEASAGEVAQAQLGSVPGGTNFIDMNSVQQGRVSTNEEVFKYQAGVYAKAANNEGVKLSIRGSGLNRSPGAHGSGLYEMFDGLPLTGPGGTPYELKDPLWQSRVEVLRGANGFDQGALALGGSVNYVTRTGYDAPKLQVRYEAGSRGYAQREISSGQVLGDADYYISLTDSESDGYQHQSAGTDKGVAANFGYRFNPDLETRFYFRYRETTNDTPGKLTRYQISHDPRAAPSLNVARDSKRLQPGSTWIANKTTLQLDDNARVEVGLAYHDYPMDLREGSNRLKVAYTDISSTLNYIRQDTLFGHDSKTTLGLRTTQAMPNNGASEYVRTPAGNTATYAPGTKTRDYSYLGSDTVLHIGNDLELVPDLWLTTGLAAIYTRRETEVTYPDTHSPTRQHDWDYAPRIGLRYDFTPQLQVYGNLSRSVEPPHAWSMIWGSNQYFASGPAKGLAREGVNLRNQTATTLEVGGRGELEFGQWDLALYRSEVRHELLTVETQAQTPTSNAVVAEANASPTVHQGVELSLLSPLWDGGRNGQLALRQAYTYSDFHYRDDDRFGDNTLPGIPKHYYQAQLRYSHPTGFYTSFNTEHSSKVAVDYANSYYAASYTTLGATFGYDAPKQDWQAWVDLRNLTNRRYANTVTPGYDDKGLDAARSTPADGRGIYTGVSWSWR
- a CDS encoding serine hydrolase translates to MNNSESARNYWCGVLVCWLVFYAVGARAQASIAPPRLAASSWILMEYASGKVLAQSNADEKTDPASLAKIMTSYVVGQAIKADSLRASDEVTINRDAWAAGNPQLRGSALMFLEPGSRVTVDALNKGMVVQSGNDACIALADYITGGQAAFVAVMNDYADKLGLSNTRFKTVHGLEAQGQFTTARDLALLSQALIRDVPEEYALYRQREFTYKGIRQYNRNRLLWNTGLAVDGLKTGYSKASGFGLVSSAVVGDMRLIAVVLGAPDERSQFQASEKLLKWGARAFERRVAVKPDEVYASKRVWMGETSVVRLNAGTQGAVVLPYGLADDVQTTAVLSEPVLTAPLQKGQVVGVIDVQVRGKSVAQTPLVVMDAVEEGGFLRRAWDFLLLKVLQGLGLCVSCL
- a CDS encoding OmpA family protein — translated: MFKVMKTGAWFALCVLLQGCSSAAQEAERARLLSISEFNQAAHSQLQRLSDEQAAANVYVIYFASGSSAPPEESEAGLKFVAQLLIDNPSVQLTVEGHTDNAGGFQDNIVLGEARARAIRARLVELGVLVGQVQVVSYADLYPVQLGDDEAAYRLNRRAVLEFEGLRG
- a CDS encoding sigma-54-dependent Fis family transcriptional regulator, which gives rise to MAEPLAHDTLIQESWRRCRAFGLDHQSAPSFDQLPAEGISQLLESQHSLVQTTHQEVLPYYENILSNSNCLIMLADNQGQVLTSWGTQRFIEPKLARGFNPGASWMERSSGTNAIGTALACAQAVHIEHDEHFLKANRFMTGSAAPIFDAQRQIIAVLDVSSDSYLPPSHTLGMVKMMSQTVENRLILNLFRGEHFQLTFNTGLNNLDSQWAGLLIFDESGQVLSANRRADNLLGISLSRVQIDSLFKVSLLELLNQPEGLPFSLQAAGRNRFQCLLKRPKKMPVQARVFSAPKPSEPQPQKPATIGLNTLHFGDTRVEKAVRQAERLLEKDIPLLIHGETGVGKEVFVKALHQASSRSRQAFIAVNCAAIPAELVESELFGYEKGAFTGANQKGSIGLIRKADKGTLFLDEIGDMPLPTQARLLRVLQERCVQPVGSSELFPVDLRIISATNRTLREWVQAGRFREDLYYRIGGLTLELPPLRERTDKRALFQQLWQQHREPTQWAGLSNEVLALFEQHPWPGNLRQVSSVLQVALAMAEEQPIRPEHLPDDFFVDLKETPLPAHEFVDDSIDLTQRLKAAGGNISHLARELGVSRNTLYKRLRQNQG
- a CDS encoding sigma-70 family RNA polymerase sigma factor: MHDIPAASGDCARQQTLTAMYSEHHGWLHGWLRKKLGCSQHAADLAHDAFIRVLMLAEPQNIKEPRAFLATTAGRLLIDGARRRRIEKAYMEALVIQSEDAGMPDPAAIHVALQALERITEMLAGLPAKTREAFLLSRLDGLTYSEIATCLDVSSSTVKNYIATALVHCYHSLHGADPL